In the genome of Desulfuromonas sp. DDH964, one region contains:
- the cas7c gene encoding type I-C CRISPR-associated protein Cas7/Csd2, which produces MSLENKIDFAIIFSVKNANPNGDPLNGNRPRTDYDGFGEVSDVCLKRKIRDRMQDTGQSVFVQSDEKKTDGMPSLKARAEDATHGLGKDAFNSKKTPPEKAGKLACEKWLDVRSFGQLFAFKGEEKDGVSIPIRGPVSIQPAFSVEPVSITSTQITKSVSGEGDGSKRSSDTMGMKHRVDKAVYVTYGSMNPQLAARTGFSNADAEIIKGVLPRLFEGDCSSARPEGSMAVEKVIWWQHNCKAGQYSSAKVHKALKRVNPDGSYVLENLDGLKPEEIPGF; this is translated from the coding sequence ATGAGCCTCGAAAACAAGATCGACTTTGCCATCATCTTCAGTGTGAAAAACGCCAACCCCAACGGCGATCCGCTCAACGGCAACCGCCCCCGTACCGATTACGACGGTTTTGGCGAAGTGTCTGACGTTTGTCTGAAGCGTAAGATTCGTGACCGCATGCAGGATACCGGCCAGTCGGTATTTGTCCAGTCGGACGAGAAGAAGACTGACGGCATGCCGAGCCTGAAAGCGCGGGCCGAGGATGCAACGCACGGCCTTGGCAAAGATGCTTTCAACAGCAAGAAAACCCCACCGGAAAAGGCCGGGAAACTGGCCTGCGAAAAATGGCTCGATGTTCGGAGTTTTGGGCAACTATTCGCGTTTAAGGGCGAGGAAAAAGATGGCGTCTCGATCCCCATTCGTGGACCGGTTTCCATTCAGCCTGCTTTCAGTGTCGAGCCGGTCAGCATCACCAGCACTCAAATCACCAAGAGCGTCAGTGGCGAAGGCGACGGCAGTAAAAGAAGTTCCGATACCATGGGGATGAAACACCGCGTCGATAAAGCCGTCTATGTGACCTATGGCAGCATGAACCCCCAGCTGGCCGCGCGGACCGGCTTCAGCAACGCAGATGCTGAAATCATCAAGGGCGTGCTTCCAAGGCTGTTCGAGGGAGATTGCTCTTCCGCGCGCCCCGAGGGCAGCATGGCGGTCGAAAAGGTCATCTGGTGGCAGCACAACTGCAAGGCCGGCCAGTATTCTTCTGCGAAAGTACATAAGGCCTTGAAGAGGGTAAATCCGGATGGCTCGTACGTTCTTGAAAATCTTGACGGGCTGAAGCCAGAAGAAATCCCCGGCTTCTGA
- a CDS encoding HEAT repeat domain-containing protein, whose amino-acid sequence MDQKLEKQCRERAVELGNSGDPSVLPELLELTRSPAANVRRLAASAIGKLAGLVDASSAVSALVPMLRDAKPQVRQYAARALSAFGSSAKIALSDLRDMAISPVEMEYNNTGAKRAIGVIEEACRIAERQAVHCCQRCGVRLEHDEYVRSHKAFQRPFCNYCFDEVFIERRNFETKVELQKNIRANDGTWVQSEGERLICEALDKEQISYRYDERFRILDGYAIRPDFYLPEFDVYIEYWGMETADYKIGMLKKQQLYQQQGKRLISLYPADKSQMRATVLGKLQKYR is encoded by the coding sequence ATGGACCAAAAACTGGAGAAACAATGTCGTGAACGGGCGGTCGAGCTAGGGAATTCCGGCGATCCGTCTGTCTTGCCCGAGCTGCTTGAGCTGACCCGATCGCCGGCGGCGAACGTGCGACGACTGGCGGCCTCGGCTATCGGTAAGCTGGCGGGGTTGGTGGATGCGAGCTCGGCTGTCTCCGCTCTCGTGCCGATGCTGCGGGACGCAAAACCGCAGGTGCGGCAGTACGCGGCACGAGCATTAAGCGCATTCGGATCATCTGCAAAAATCGCCTTGTCAGATTTGCGTGACATGGCCATCAGCCCCGTCGAAATGGAATATAACAACACCGGGGCAAAACGGGCTATCGGGGTGATCGAGGAAGCGTGTCGAATCGCAGAGAGGCAAGCGGTGCACTGTTGCCAGCGCTGCGGCGTCAGGCTGGAACACGATGAATACGTGCGCAGTCACAAGGCGTTCCAACGGCCATTCTGCAACTACTGTTTCGATGAGGTGTTCATCGAGCGGCGCAATTTTGAAACCAAGGTCGAGCTGCAGAAGAACATCCGCGCCAACGACGGCACCTGGGTGCAGTCGGAAGGCGAGCGGCTGATCTGCGAGGCGCTGGATAAGGAGCAGATCAGCTACCGCTACGACGAACGCTTCCGCATTCTCGACGGCTACGCCATTCGACCCGACTTCTATTTGCCGGAGTTCGATGTTTACATCGAATACTGGGGGATGGAGACCGCCGACTACAAGATCGGCATGCTCAAGAAACAGCAACTCTACCAGCAGCAGGGGAAACGGCTGATCTCGCTCTACCCGGCCGACAAGTCGCAGATGCGGGCGACGGTGTTGGGCAAACTGCAGAAATACCGCTGA
- the cas4 gene encoding CRISPR-associated protein Cas4 → MYDEADYIMLSALQHYLYCPRQCALIHLEQVWVENRYTAEGRVLHERSDSREVGRQRGIRAIRTLPLASARLGLSGQADVVEFHDDGSVFPVEYKRGRPKKNRCDEVQLCAQALCLEEMLALSIPSGALYYGEKRRRQPVIFNAELRKLTESTIARVHALLQGGTTPPADYCRKCDQCSLFSACLPKSCTTGRSVRKYLAAMLRGTDEKDAEHPLCNNAGSVPQ, encoded by the coding sequence ATGTACGACGAAGCCGATTACATCATGCTTTCGGCCCTGCAGCACTACCTCTACTGCCCGCGGCAGTGCGCCCTGATCCACCTGGAACAGGTCTGGGTCGAAAATCGCTATACCGCTGAGGGGCGGGTGCTGCATGAGCGTTCCGATAGCCGGGAGGTCGGTCGTCAAAGGGGGATCCGTGCGATTCGGACGCTCCCCCTTGCCTCTGCCCGGCTGGGGCTCTCCGGCCAGGCCGACGTCGTCGAGTTCCACGATGATGGCAGCGTCTTCCCGGTCGAATACAAGCGCGGCCGGCCGAAGAAGAACCGTTGCGACGAAGTGCAGCTTTGCGCCCAGGCGCTCTGCCTGGAGGAGATGTTGGCACTGTCGATTCCCTCCGGGGCGCTTTATTACGGCGAAAAGCGCCGCCGGCAGCCCGTCATTTTTAATGCTGAGCTGCGAAAGCTGACCGAATCGACCATCGCCCGGGTGCATGCCCTCCTGCAAGGCGGGACGACTCCTCCGGCCGACTATTGCAGGAAGTGCGATCAGTGTTCGTTGTTCTCCGCCTGTCTGCCGAAAAGCTGCACAACCGGCCGTTCGGTCCGCAAATACCTGGCGGCCATGTTAAGGGGGACCGATGAGAAAGATGCTGAACACCCTCTATGTAACAACGCAGGGAGCGTACCTCAATAA
- the cas1c gene encoding type I-C CRISPR-associated endonuclease Cas1c, which produces MRKMLNTLYVTTQGAYLNKEGETVVVNVERETRLRLPIHTLSSIVCFGQVSCSPFLLGHCAEHDVSISFMTGYGKFMARVTGPAAGNVLLRREQYRRADDLAASARLARLFVLGKVANCRTVMSRALRDHGPKIDAEGIERTVGKFGTLAQRLLREEGLDDIRGLEGRAANDYFGLFDHLIVAQKEDFVFAGRNRRPPLDRVNCLLSFLYSLLYHDVRSALESVGLDPAVGFLHRDRPGRMSLALDLMEEFRPVLADRLALSLVNLGQVKKNGFRISESGAVIMDDESRKTLLVEYQKRKQVEIEHPFLKEKIPIGMLPFAQAQLLSRHLRGDLDEYPPFIWR; this is translated from the coding sequence ATGAGAAAGATGCTGAACACCCTCTATGTAACAACGCAGGGAGCGTACCTCAATAAAGAAGGGGAGACGGTCGTCGTCAATGTTGAGCGAGAAACCCGGTTGCGGCTGCCGATCCATACTCTCTCCTCCATCGTTTGTTTCGGTCAGGTGAGTTGTAGCCCTTTCCTGCTCGGACATTGCGCCGAACATGATGTGTCGATCAGCTTCATGACCGGATACGGCAAGTTTATGGCTCGGGTCACCGGACCGGCGGCGGGGAATGTCCTGCTACGTCGCGAACAATACCGGAGGGCGGACGACCTAGCCGCTTCGGCACGGTTGGCACGGCTCTTCGTTCTTGGCAAAGTTGCCAATTGCCGAACGGTAATGAGCCGGGCGTTACGGGATCATGGACCCAAAATTGATGCCGAGGGGATCGAGAGAACAGTTGGGAAATTCGGGACCCTTGCCCAGAGGCTTTTGCGCGAAGAGGGTCTTGATGATATCCGTGGTTTGGAAGGGCGAGCGGCAAACGACTATTTTGGTCTTTTCGATCATCTGATCGTTGCCCAGAAAGAGGACTTTGTTTTCGCTGGCCGCAATCGGCGTCCCCCTCTCGATCGGGTGAATTGCCTCCTCTCATTCCTCTATTCACTCCTCTATCATGATGTTCGCTCAGCGCTTGAAAGTGTCGGGCTCGATCCGGCCGTTGGTTTTCTGCACCGGGACCGTCCTGGCAGGATGAGTCTCGCTCTCGACCTCATGGAGGAATTCCGCCCGGTTTTGGCGGATCGTCTGGCCCTCTCCCTGGTCAATCTCGGCCAGGTGAAAAAGAATGGCTTTCGCATCAGCGAATCGGGCGCCGTCATCATGGATGATGAAAGCCGCAAGACGTTGTTGGTTGAATACCAGAAGCGCAAGCAGGTCGAAATCGAACACCCTTTTCTCAAGGAAAAGATACCGATCGGCATGTTGCCTTTTGCCCAGGCACAACTCCTCAGCCGTCATTTACGTGGTGATCTCGACGAATACCCGCCGTTTATCTGGAGATAA
- the cas2 gene encoding CRISPR-associated endonuclease Cas2, translating into MMVLVSYDVATSDKGGARRLRRVAKICTNHGQRVQFSVFECIVDPAQWVVFRDALINAIDEDRDSLRFYFLGSNWKGRIEHVGAKAGFDQEGPLIV; encoded by the coding sequence ATGATGGTACTGGTAAGTTATGACGTGGCCACAAGTGACAAGGGGGGTGCCAGAAGGCTGCGCCGGGTCGCCAAAATCTGCACCAACCACGGCCAGCGGGTGCAGTTCTCGGTTTTCGAGTGCATTGTTGATCCCGCGCAATGGGTGGTCTTCCGGGACGCACTGATCAACGCCATCGACGAAGACCGGGATAGCCTGCGTTTCTATTTTCTGGGGTCTAACTGGAAGGGGAGGATAGAGCATGTTGGTGCCAAGGCAGGGTTCGACCAGGAAGGCCCCCTGATTGTTTAG
- the tnpA gene encoding IS200/IS605 family transposase yields MSEYVHKSHNVSVLLYHLVCPAKYRRVVFTPEVDGCLKEVCLEIAKRYEIQFVEIGTDKDHVHFLVQSVPMYSPTQIARVIKSITAREIFKRVPSVKKQLWGGEFWTKGYFVNTVGQKGNEKTIATYVRNQGREKEYQQLHREQLTLFDTP; encoded by the coding sequence ATGAGCGAATATGTACACAAAAGTCATAATGTTTCTGTGCTGTTATACCATCTTGTTTGCCCAGCAAAATACCGCCGGGTTGTTTTCACCCCAGAGGTTGATGGCTGTCTCAAAGAGGTCTGCCTTGAGATCGCCAAAAGATACGAGATTCAGTTCGTAGAAATTGGGACCGACAAAGACCATGTTCACTTTTTGGTGCAGTCGGTTCCAATGTACAGCCCAACGCAGATTGCACGAGTCATCAAAAGCATTACGGCCAGAGAAATATTCAAACGAGTCCCATCGGTTAAAAAGCAACTATGGGGTGGCGAATTTTGGACAAAGGGCTATTTTGTGAACACTGTAGGCCAAAAGGGTAATGAGAAAACCATTGCGACCTATGTTAGAAATCAAGGCCGAGAAAAAGAGTATCAGCAATTGCACCGCGAGCAGTTAACGCTTTTTGATACCCCGTAG
- a CDS encoding 2-hydroxymuconate tautomerase family protein, with protein sequence MPFVNIKITREGEPVTAEQKAALIRGVTDLLVDVIQRGPATTVVVIDEVDMDNYGVGGESITVRRRKK encoded by the coding sequence ATGCCCTTTGTCAACATCAAGATTACCCGTGAAGGTGAACCCGTCACCGCCGAACAGAAGGCTGCCCTGATCCGAGGGGTGACCGACCTTTTGGTCGACGTTATCCAGCGCGGGCCGGCAACCACGGTGGTGGTAATCGATGAAGTCGATATGGACAATTACGGGGTCGGTGGCGAATCGATCACGGTGCGCAGAAGGAAGAAATAG
- a CDS encoding phosphoribosyltransferase, with protein sequence MKLPGNLRDLPELRQRTGVFTDRRQAGERLGELLAAQGLVEPLLLAIPAGGVPVAAAIAGRQGWPLRAAVVSKVLLPWDSEAGYGAVAWDGEVLLNQELLPRLGLAEAEIAAGVAATREKVARRLRELGGAREWPELAGRAAVLVDDGLASGFTLLAAVAALRRAGAGQLVVAVPTAHFDAVQRVAQEVDLLCCANLRGGFFFAVAAAYRAWSDVSEAEAQRLLLGAIP encoded by the coding sequence ATGAAGCTCCCGGGCAACCTCCGCGACCTTCCTGAGTTGCGCCAGCGGACCGGCGTCTTCACCGACCGCCGCCAGGCCGGAGAACGTCTCGGTGAGCTTCTGGCGGCCCAGGGGCTGGTGGAGCCGCTGCTGCTGGCGATTCCCGCCGGCGGCGTGCCGGTGGCGGCAGCGATTGCGGGAAGGCAGGGTTGGCCGCTGCGGGCGGCGGTGGTGAGCAAGGTGCTGCTGCCGTGGGACAGCGAGGCGGGTTACGGGGCGGTGGCCTGGGATGGAGAGGTGCTGCTCAACCAGGAGTTGCTCCCCCGGCTTGGACTCGCCGAAGCCGAGATCGCGGCGGGGGTTGCCGCGACCCGGGAGAAGGTGGCGCGGCGGCTGCGGGAGCTGGGTGGGGCGCGGGAGTGGCCCGAACTGGCCGGGCGGGCGGCGGTACTGGTCGACGACGGCCTCGCCTCGGGCTTTACCCTCCTCGCCGCTGTGGCCGCCCTGCGTCGGGCCGGGGCCGGCCAGCTGGTGGTGGCGGTTCCGACCGCTCACTTCGATGCGGTGCAGCGGGTGGCGCAGGAGGTCGACCTGCTCTGCTGCGCCAACCTGCGCGGCGGCTTTTTTTTTGCCGTCGCCGCGGCCTACCGGGCCTGGTCCGACGTGAGCGAAGCGGAGGCGCAGCGGCTCCTGCTGGGGGCGATCCCCTGA
- a CDS encoding nicotinate phosphoribosyltransferase, with amino-acid sequence MTVPALLTDLYELTMLAGYLDEGMHETPATFDLFFRDLPFAGGYAVFAGLEPALHYLEALRFEAEELAYLESLNLFKPGFLAFLKDFRFRGRVIAPPEGTVVFPNEPLLTVEGTLAEAQFVETALLNLVNFQTLVATKAARLALAAGDGEVIEFGLRRAQGPDGGLSVARAACIGGVRSTSNVLAGQRFGLPVKGTHAHSWVMAFPDELTAFRAYAECFPDASVLLVDTYDTLGSGIPNAISVARELRQRGHELLGVRLDSGDLAYLSREARRIFDEAGFPQVKIVASNELDEGVIHSIRSEGGKIDIYGVGTRLATCHGEGGGALGGVYKLVRLADQPRLKVTSDIAKATLPDHKELWRVVNGNDRFVMDVMTLKGENVAAGDRVFDPTNPARYKAIPMDVRILPLRKTVMEKGRCCTELPPLEVLAKRCAGELQRLPEGSLRLVNPHRYKVSMSIGLKTLREELMERYES; translated from the coding sequence ATGACCGTCCCTGCCCTCCTGACCGATCTCTACGAGCTGACCATGCTCGCCGGCTACCTCGACGAGGGGATGCACGAAACACCGGCCACCTTTGACCTCTTCTTTCGTGACCTTCCCTTTGCGGGGGGCTACGCCGTCTTCGCCGGCCTGGAGCCGGCGCTGCACTACCTTGAGGCATTGCGCTTCGAAGCGGAGGAGCTCGCCTACCTCGAGAGCCTCAACCTCTTCAAACCGGGATTTCTCGCTTTTCTGAAGGATTTCCGCTTCCGCGGCCGGGTGATCGCACCGCCGGAGGGGACCGTGGTCTTCCCCAACGAGCCGCTGCTGACGGTGGAAGGGACCCTGGCCGAGGCCCAGTTCGTCGAGACCGCCCTGCTCAACCTGGTCAACTTCCAGACCCTGGTCGCCACCAAGGCAGCGCGCCTGGCCCTGGCGGCCGGCGACGGCGAAGTGATCGAGTTCGGCCTGCGGCGGGCCCAGGGCCCCGACGGCGGCCTGAGCGTGGCGCGGGCCGCCTGCATCGGCGGCGTGCGCAGCACCAGCAACGTCCTCGCCGGCCAGCGCTTCGGGCTGCCGGTCAAGGGGACCCACGCCCACAGCTGGGTGATGGCCTTCCCCGACGAGCTCACCGCCTTTCGCGCCTACGCCGAATGTTTCCCGGACGCTTCGGTGCTGCTGGTCGATACCTACGACACCCTGGGCAGCGGCATCCCCAACGCCATCAGCGTCGCCCGGGAGCTGCGCCAGCGCGGCCACGAGCTGCTCGGTGTGCGCCTCGACTCGGGGGATCTCGCCTACCTCAGCCGGGAGGCGCGGCGGATCTTCGATGAAGCCGGCTTTCCGCAGGTGAAGATCGTCGCCTCCAACGAGCTCGACGAGGGGGTAATTCATTCGATTCGCAGCGAAGGGGGGAAGATCGATATCTACGGAGTCGGCACCCGCCTCGCCACCTGCCATGGGGAAGGGGGTGGCGCCCTCGGCGGGGTTTACAAGCTGGTGCGCCTCGCCGACCAGCCGCGGCTCAAGGTGACCTCGGATATCGCCAAGGCGACCCTCCCCGATCACAAAGAGCTGTGGCGGGTGGTCAACGGCAACGATCGTTTCGTCATGGATGTGATGACCCTGAAAGGGGAAAATGTCGCGGCCGGCGACCGGGTTTTTGACCCGACCAACCCGGCCCGCTACAAGGCGATCCCGATGGACGTCCGGATCCTGCCGCTGCGGAAGACGGTGATGGAGAAGGGGCGCTGCTGCACCGAGTTGCCGCCACTGGAGGTGCTGGCAAAGCGCTGCGCCGGAGAGCTGCAGCGGCTGCCGGAAGGGTCGTTGCGCCTGGTCAACCCCCACCGCTACAAGGTGTCGATGAGTATCGGCCTCAAGACCCTGCGCGAGGAACTGATGGAACGCTACGAAAGCTGA
- a CDS encoding SIR2 family NAD-dependent protein deacylase, whose product MEFDEICRQAAAALRQARALVITAGAGMGVDSGLPDFRGDHGFWNAYPMYRQLGIDFVGAANPAHFERDPAFGWGFYGHRTNLYRQTVPHRGFHLLKDWGARFHLDTFVVTSNVDGQFQKAGFRADQLLEVHGSIHHLQCLTPCSQAIWDNEEEIAVDFATMRARHVPRCPHCGGTARPNILMFGDYSWLPSRSHGQRMRFDLFCDQHRNDPLLVVELGAGTAIPTIRHLSENLGAQRGATVVRINPREPSIRGNHLALPCGALEGLEGIEQHLDHG is encoded by the coding sequence ATGGAATTCGACGAAATCTGCCGTCAGGCTGCCGCCGCCCTGCGCCAGGCGCGCGCCCTGGTCATCACCGCCGGCGCCGGCATGGGGGTCGATTCGGGACTCCCCGATTTCCGTGGCGACCACGGCTTCTGGAACGCCTACCCGATGTACCGCCAGCTCGGCATCGACTTCGTCGGCGCCGCCAATCCCGCCCATTTCGAGCGTGACCCGGCTTTCGGCTGGGGCTTTTACGGTCATCGCACCAACCTCTACCGCCAGACCGTCCCCCACCGCGGCTTCCATTTGCTTAAGGACTGGGGGGCGCGTTTCCACCTCGACACCTTTGTCGTCACCTCCAACGTCGACGGCCAGTTCCAGAAGGCCGGCTTTCGCGCCGACCAGCTCCTCGAAGTCCATGGCTCGATCCACCACCTGCAGTGCCTGACCCCCTGCAGCCAGGCGATCTGGGACAACGAGGAGGAGATTGCCGTCGACTTTGCCACCATGCGCGCCCGGCACGTCCCCCGCTGCCCCCACTGTGGCGGCACCGCACGCCCGAACATCCTCATGTTCGGCGACTACTCCTGGCTCCCCTCCCGCAGTCACGGCCAGCGCATGCGTTTCGACCTCTTCTGCGACCAGCACCGGAACGACCCGCTGCTGGTCGTCGAGCTCGGCGCCGGCACGGCGATTCCGACCATCCGCCACCTCAGCGAAAATCTTGGCGCCCAGCGCGGGGCGACAGTAGTGCGGATCAACCCGCGCGAACCGTCGATCCGCGGCAATCACCTCGCCCTCCCCTGCGGCGCCCTGGAGGGGCTGGAAGGGATCGAACAGCACCTCGACCACGGCTGA
- the ybaK gene encoding Cys-tRNA(Pro) deacylase, which produces MARDKIPVTPAIRLLRQHQVPFTPHLYPYEERGGTAVSARELGVDEHRVIKTLVMEDDSGQPLIILMHGDRQVSARELARSIGARSVVPCAPQVADRHSGYQVGGTSPFATRKPMPVYMEETIRELSTLFVNGGKRGFLVEMTPADLERVLNPTPVRVGI; this is translated from the coding sequence ATGGCCCGTGACAAGATTCCGGTCACCCCCGCGATTCGCCTGCTGCGTCAGCACCAGGTTCCCTTCACGCCCCATCTTTATCCCTACGAGGAGCGGGGCGGGACCGCGGTTTCGGCCCGGGAACTCGGCGTCGACGAGCACCGGGTGATCAAGACCCTGGTGATGGAAGACGATAGCGGCCAACCGCTGATCATCCTGATGCACGGCGACCGGCAGGTCTCGGCCAGGGAGCTGGCCCGAAGCATCGGCGCCCGCAGCGTCGTCCCCTGCGCCCCGCAGGTCGCCGATCGTCACAGCGGCTACCAGGTCGGGGGGACCTCCCCCTTCGCCACCCGCAAGCCGATGCCGGTCTACATGGAGGAGACGATCCGCGAGCTCTCCACCCTCTTTGTCAATGGCGGCAAACGCGGGTTCCTGGTCGAAATGACCCCGGCCGACCTGGAGCGGGTGCTCAACCCAACGCCGGTACGCGTCGGAATCTAA
- a CDS encoding rhomboid family intramembrane serine protease produces MATFSLFNSTQWRWRWLRWQRQFDDLLHGRTGSSSLSVTHLLIATNILFFLAMVVQGMAAGQGFAPLLNPDPYLLVHGGAQYWPLVLYQGEWWRCLTYAYTHGGLIHIGFNMVVLYQIGPLLESELGAPRFIVLYTLTALTATGLGYLWHPMVPVVGASGSLFGLIGFAVTWYHRMGSPGHHIRNIMLRWAVFAFVFGLVVGADNAGHLGGALGGALLGLVLPIGVRGRRTLAPLFNALALVCLAATVGSLALLVASWFRATGGA; encoded by the coding sequence TTGGCCACCTTTTCACTCTTTAATTCCACCCAGTGGCGCTGGCGCTGGCTGCGCTGGCAACGCCAGTTCGACGACCTGCTCCACGGCCGCACCGGCTCCAGCAGCCTGAGCGTCACGCATCTGCTCATCGCCACCAATATCCTCTTTTTCCTCGCCATGGTCGTCCAGGGGATGGCGGCGGGCCAGGGTTTTGCCCCGCTGCTCAACCCGGACCCCTACCTGCTGGTTCATGGGGGAGCCCAGTACTGGCCGCTGGTCCTCTACCAGGGGGAATGGTGGCGCTGCCTGACCTATGCCTATACCCATGGCGGCCTGATCCATATCGGCTTCAACATGGTCGTCCTCTACCAGATCGGGCCGCTGCTCGAATCGGAACTCGGCGCGCCGCGCTTTATCGTCCTCTACACCCTGACCGCGTTGACCGCCACCGGCCTCGGCTACCTCTGGCACCCGATGGTGCCGGTGGTCGGCGCCTCCGGCTCCCTCTTCGGCCTGATCGGTTTCGCCGTCACCTGGTATCACCGCATGGGGAGCCCGGGGCACCACATCCGCAACATCATGCTGCGCTGGGCCGTTTTTGCCTTCGTCTTCGGCCTGGTGGTCGGCGCCGACAACGCCGGCCATCTCGGCGGCGCCCTCGGCGGCGCCCTGCTCGGACTGGTGCTGCCGATCGGGGTGCGCGGCCGCCGCACCCTGGCGCCCCTCTTCAACGCCCTTGCTCTTGTCTGCCTGGCGGCCACCGTCGGCAGCCTCGCCCTGCTGGTCGCTTCCTGGTTCCGCGCCACCGGAGGTGCCTGA
- a CDS encoding NAD-dependent succinate-semialdehyde dehydrogenase: MAIESINPTTGELLEEFQEWSREETAAVIDRVDQAWQGWRETSFAQRAQLMHRAAAELRRNKEEYARTMTLEMGKPIVEGRGEVEKCAWVCEFYAEHAETFLQNEPAQSDGSRSYVGFRPIGTVLAVMPWNFPFWQVFRFAAPALMAGNAGLLKHSSNVPRCALAIEEVFVKAGFPADLFRTLMIGSGQVDAVIENDHVKAVTLTGSDIAGRKVAAKAGQMLKKSVLELGGSDPFIVLADADLDAAATVAAKARCINSGQSCIAAKRFIVEAPVYREFLEKFTASMKNLVVGDPLDEATQVGPQARVDLMMELHGQVEASVEKGAEVVLGGAPLDCKGYFYPPTILARVKPRMPAYHEEFFGPVASVIEVRDAEEALRVANDSPFGLGGSVWTRDVAKGEALAARVEAGAVFVNGMVKSDPRLPFGGVKISGYGRELSHYGIKEFVNIQTVWVK; the protein is encoded by the coding sequence ATGGCGATTGAATCGATTAACCCGACGACCGGGGAATTGCTCGAAGAGTTCCAGGAATGGAGCCGGGAGGAGACCGCAGCGGTGATCGACCGGGTCGACCAGGCCTGGCAGGGCTGGCGGGAGACGAGCTTTGCCCAGCGGGCGCAGTTGATGCACCGGGCCGCGGCCGAACTGCGCCGCAACAAGGAAGAGTACGCCCGCACCATGACGCTGGAGATGGGCAAGCCGATCGTTGAGGGGCGCGGCGAAGTCGAGAAGTGCGCCTGGGTCTGCGAGTTCTACGCCGAGCATGCCGAGACTTTTCTGCAGAACGAGCCGGCCCAGAGTGACGGCAGCCGTTCCTATGTCGGTTTCCGGCCGATCGGCACCGTCCTCGCGGTGATGCCCTGGAATTTCCCCTTCTGGCAGGTCTTCCGCTTTGCCGCACCGGCGCTGATGGCCGGGAACGCCGGGCTGCTCAAGCACTCCTCCAACGTGCCGCGTTGCGCCCTGGCGATCGAGGAGGTCTTCGTCAAGGCCGGTTTCCCGGCCGATCTCTTTCGTACCCTGATGATCGGTTCCGGCCAGGTCGACGCGGTCATCGAAAACGACCACGTCAAGGCGGTGACCCTTACCGGCAGTGATATCGCCGGGCGCAAGGTCGCGGCCAAGGCCGGGCAGATGCTGAAAAAAAGTGTCCTCGAACTCGGCGGCAGCGATCCCTTCATCGTTCTCGCGGACGCCGACCTCGACGCAGCGGCGACGGTGGCAGCCAAAGCGCGCTGCATCAACTCGGGACAGAGCTGCATCGCCGCCAAGCGCTTCATTGTCGAGGCGCCGGTCTACCGGGAATTCCTGGAGAAATTTACCGCCAGCATGAAAAACCTCGTCGTTGGCGACCCCCTCGACGAGGCGACCCAGGTCGGCCCCCAGGCCCGGGTGGATCTGATGATGGAACTGCACGGCCAGGTCGAGGCTTCGGTTGAAAAGGGGGCCGAGGTTGTCCTCGGCGGTGCGCCGCTCGATTGCAAGGGGTACTTCTACCCGCCGACGATCCTGGCGCGGGTCAAGCCGAGAATGCCGGCCTATCACGAGGAGTTTTTCGGGCCGGTCGCCTCGGTGATCGAGGTCCGGGACGCCGAAGAGGCGTTGCGGGTGGCCAACGACTCCCCCTTCGGCCTCGGCGGCTCGGTCTGGACCCGCGATGTCGCCAAAGGCGAGGCGCTGGCGGCGCGGGTCGAAGCGGGGGCGGTCTTCGTCAACGGCATGGTCAAGAGCGATCCGCGCCTCCCCTTCGGCGGGGTCAAGATTTCCGGTTATGGCCGCGAGCTCTCGCACTACGGCATCAAGGAATTCGTCAATATCCAGACCGTCTGGGTGAAGTGA